The following DNA comes from Thermogemmatispora onikobensis.
AAGCTCGCGCTTGCTTGAAATGTTAGAGCCTTCACCTCCAGGGCAGGATTCCCTGCTAAGCGACTCAATATCACTGCTTCCTGACAAAGTTGCAAGCGGCGTTGCAATTGAAGACGATGGTGAGCCACCAGGCTGAGCTGTAACATCCCTTGCGTGGCGAGCGATGCCGCCTGACGCCGAAGAGGCGATGCGTCACCAGCCCAACTGCGCAATTGAGGCAGGAAGTTCCTCAGTGATTGCTCTACGGTATCGAGATCTCGTTGTTGGAGCAGGTGCCAGCAGGCTGTCACACTCGCTGCACATGCTAATAACAGCTCCTCGGAGGGCTGAAGACGCATGGAACGAAAGGCCGACTGCTGAGGTAGATCAAGCATGATCAGTGGCAGGCTGGCCAGCCCTAGCAAGACTTGACGACGCTCAAGCGCTGCTGGCTCTGTGGGTGGTTGTGCGCTTGGATTCGCCATAGTGATCAGCTCCCTATGAAAGAGCGCCTCGAATTCATGGAGTGCTCTCTGCCCTGCGAAGGACCGCCAGCAGAAGATGAAAGCTGTCAGCCGCAAGAGAGCAGTGTGGTCCCAGGTGACTGCCACATCTTGAGGATGGGAGAGCAGCTCGCCCACTCCTGACGCAGTGCTCAGGGTGTGTTTCTGCTGCTGTTCCCCCTGGGAGATGTTCTTTGTCTGGGTCAAGCATACCATATCGGCGGGGGGCTTGACCAGCCGGAGCTGCTCCCAGGAGGGGAGGGAGTCGCCTTGCTGGGCAGCGAGGGCTTGCACCTCCTCGTAGCAGCGGCGGGCTTCCCGCTCCTGGCCGTGCTGCAGCAGCACGTGTAGCCACTCCCGCAGCGCCTCCTCATCGGTAGGATCTGCCTGAAGCAAGGCGCGGAAGTGCTCACTGGCCAGCCAGAGCCGTCCTTGCCGGGCGGAGATCTGGGCGAGCCAGCGGCGGCACTGGCGCAGCATGGCCTGACCGTGCAGGCGGGCCGCATGCACCCAGAGGCCGCCCTCCTCTTCGAGCAGCTCGCCGCGAGTCAGATAGCCGAGGGCCTGCTCCAGGAGAGGAAGAGCCGCCTCGGTGGTGCGGCCTCGCTGCTCGGCGGCGGTCAGGAGGGCCTGAGAGGCGTCATAGTCAGTCCAGATGAGAGAAGGATCGGCCAGGGCATAGGAGGACTCGATGG
Coding sequences within:
- a CDS encoding AfsR/SARP family transcriptional regulator, whose protein sequence is MVSDHSASPSPAWEPAPSCRLRVFLFGPLLVFQRSPDLSWLPLPKHAWGKGRPARSVFKRLLLSPSRRLSRCTLQDDLWPSPNDALSLDKTLYNAINQLRRAIGKDLVLTIESSYALADPSLIWTDYDASQALLTAAEQRGRTTEAALPLLEQALGYLTRGELLEEEGGLWVHAARLHGQAMLRQCRRWLAQISARQGRLWLASEHFRALLQADPTDEEALREWLHVLLQHGQEREARRCYEEVQALAAQQGDSLPSWEQLRLVKPPADMVCLTQTKNISQGEQQQKHTLSTASGVGELLSHPQDVAVTWDHTALLRLTAFIFCWRSFAGQRALHEFEALFHRELITMANPSAQPPTEPAALERRQVLLGLASLPLIMLDLPQQSAFRSMRLQPSEELLLACAASVTACWHLLQQRDLDTVEQSLRNFLPQLRSWAGDASPLRRQAASLATQGMLQLSLVAHHRLQLQRRLQLCQEAVILSRLAGNPALEVKALTFQASASFHLGQWGEMVRAYEAASQITEAVPSLLQAKTLLGLARAAAVQGRVTEALQRLSQARELCPEEQEQESLPAFLAVDESRWLPVVFDASIRLTLARCQMCQEHYRQVEQTLTPLTTSHQADEIPDRLQLVLWHLRAQAALGEGDLERFYATVQETATRLQRLPSQKRKQELVNTWRQARQLWPHERRLLELADVLL